The following coding sequences lie in one Halococcus hamelinensis 100A6 genomic window:
- the sucD gene encoding succinate--CoA ligase subunit alpha, with the protein MSVLVDDDTRVVVQGITGGEGKFHTGQMQDYGTNVVAGAVPGRGGEEVEGVPVYDTVDEAVEAEDANASVIFVPPAFAADAVFESLDSDLDLAVAITEGIPTQDMAKVNKRLSEVDTHLIGPNCPGIITPGEAKLGILPGDIFSSGNVGFISRSGTLTYQVVDSLTDRGLGQSTAIGIGGDPIIGTGFTDALSLFEDDPDTDAIVMCGEIGGEDEEQAAAYIDSEMETPVAGFIAGRTAPPGKRMGHAGAIVSGSGTGTAESKIDALNDAGVPVGDTPEEVAENVEDLL; encoded by the coding sequence ATGAGCGTGCTCGTCGACGACGACACCCGCGTCGTCGTCCAGGGCATCACGGGCGGCGAGGGCAAGTTCCACACCGGCCAGATGCAGGACTACGGAACCAACGTCGTCGCGGGCGCGGTGCCCGGACGCGGTGGTGAAGAAGTCGAAGGCGTCCCCGTCTACGACACCGTCGACGAGGCCGTCGAGGCCGAGGACGCCAACGCCTCCGTCATCTTCGTGCCGCCGGCGTTCGCCGCCGACGCGGTCTTCGAGTCCCTCGATTCGGACCTCGACCTCGCGGTGGCGATCACCGAGGGCATCCCCACGCAGGACATGGCGAAAGTCAACAAGCGCCTCTCGGAGGTCGACACCCACCTCATCGGGCCGAACTGCCCCGGGATCATCACCCCCGGCGAGGCCAAACTCGGTATCCTGCCGGGCGACATCTTCTCGTCGGGTAACGTCGGCTTCATCTCCCGCTCGGGTACTCTGACCTACCAGGTGGTCGACAGCCTCACCGACCGCGGACTCGGTCAGTCGACCGCCATCGGCATCGGCGGCGACCCGATCATCGGGACGGGCTTCACGGACGCGCTTTCACTGTTCGAAGACGACCCGGACACCGACGCGATCGTGATGTGCGGCGAGATCGGCGGCGAGGACGAGGAGCAGGCCGCCGCGTACATCGACAGCGAGATGGAGACACCTGTTGCGGGCTTCATCGCTGGCCGGACCGCCCCGCCGGGCAAGCGGATGGGCCACGCGGGAGCCATCGTCTCGGGTTCGGGAACCGGCACCGCCGAGAGCAAGATCGACGCGCTCAACGACGCCGGCGTTCCCGTCGGCGACACCCCCGAGGAAGTCGCCGAGAACGTCGAAGACCTGCTGTAG
- a CDS encoding polyprenol monophosphomannose synthase, which yields MPADATVAGLDAHERSVSIIIPTYNERENIEQVVERCRDALAEYRFEIVVIDDDSPDETWRFVEDEYEGLEVVRVVRRTEESGLATAVSRGFDEATYELCAVIDADLQHPPEKLPELIAAFDSGADIVIGSRHVPGGGVENWSRFRRLVSRGAMTIAKAALPPTRGISDPMSGFFAVRREILAGVSLAPTGYKILLEILLKCEYDRVVEVPYVFTERERGESKLSAGEYLGFLEHVYDLRRDGYAVRDPHAAVSVDRNQQ from the coding sequence GTGCCCGCGGACGCGACGGTGGCGGGACTCGACGCCCACGAGCGCTCGGTCTCGATCATCATCCCGACGTACAACGAACGCGAGAACATCGAACAGGTCGTCGAACGGTGTCGGGACGCGCTCGCCGAGTACCGCTTCGAGATCGTCGTGATCGACGACGACTCGCCCGACGAGACCTGGCGGTTCGTCGAGGACGAGTACGAGGGGCTGGAGGTGGTGCGGGTGGTCCGCCGAACGGAGGAGTCGGGGCTCGCGACCGCGGTCTCGCGAGGGTTCGACGAGGCGACCTACGAGCTGTGTGCGGTGATCGACGCCGACCTCCAGCACCCCCCCGAGAAGCTCCCAGAGCTCATCGCGGCGTTCGACTCCGGGGCCGACATCGTGATCGGAAGCCGTCACGTTCCCGGCGGCGGCGTCGAGAACTGGTCGCGGTTCCGACGGCTCGTCAGCCGCGGTGCGATGACGATCGCGAAGGCCGCGCTGCCACCGACGCGCGGCATCTCGGACCCGATGAGCGGTTTCTTCGCGGTTCGTCGCGAGATCCTCGCCGGGGTCTCGCTCGCGCCGACCGGCTACAAAATATTGCTCGAGATCCTCCTGAAGTGCGAGTACGACCGCGTCGTCGAGGTGCCGTACGTCTTCACCGAGCGCGAGCGCGGCGAGTCGAAGCTCTCGGCTGGCGAGTACCTCGGTTTCCTCGAACACGTCTACGACCTCCGGCGGGACGGCTACGCGGTCCGGGACCCCCACGCCGCCGTCTCGGTCGACCGAAACCAGCAGTGA
- the btuC gene encoding vitamin B12 ABC transporter permease BtuC yields the protein MGETSTTRDEPTAIRPARVGSRAIAWSVGLVVALVAVVIASAALGPVGIEYPVVAMVLLDALPRLSFSVPDTAATIVMKIRLPRIALAAIVGFALGAAGTVMQGFFRNPMADPSIIGVSTGAATGAVAWIVVPVVIPFGLGLQGAAFAGALIAAFGVYLIATERGRTPVATLLLAGVAVQTFLGAVISYLLINSGESLERVTYWLMGHLHNASWGDVTTTFPLALVVFLVLLAYTRDLNVLLLGENEAHSLGIEVERSKRVLLALSSVLTAAAVAVSGVIGFVGLIVPHVMRLLVGPDHRILLPTSALAGSVFLVAADTLARSGPAELPVGIVTAAVGAPFFLYLLRRREVRAL from the coding sequence GTGGGAGAGACGTCTACGACGCGTGACGAGCCGACCGCCATCCGTCCGGCACGCGTCGGGAGCCGTGCGATCGCGTGGTCGGTCGGGCTCGTGGTCGCGCTCGTCGCCGTCGTCATCGCGAGCGCGGCGCTCGGTCCGGTGGGGATCGAGTACCCCGTCGTCGCGATGGTGCTTCTCGACGCCCTCCCTCGGCTCTCGTTTTCGGTGCCGGACACCGCCGCGACGATCGTGATGAAGATTCGCCTCCCGCGGATCGCGCTCGCCGCGATCGTGGGATTCGCGCTCGGAGCCGCCGGCACGGTGATGCAGGGGTTCTTCCGCAACCCGATGGCCGACCCCTCGATCATCGGGGTCTCGACCGGGGCGGCGACGGGCGCGGTCGCGTGGATCGTGGTCCCCGTCGTGATCCCCTTCGGCCTCGGTCTCCAGGGGGCGGCGTTCGCGGGCGCGCTGATCGCGGCCTTCGGGGTCTACCTCATCGCCACCGAGCGCGGGCGAACACCGGTCGCCACCCTCCTGCTCGCGGGCGTCGCGGTCCAGACCTTTCTGGGGGCGGTGATATCCTACCTCCTGATCAACTCGGGCGAGAGCCTCGAACGCGTGACCTACTGGCTGATGGGCCACCTCCACAACGCCTCCTGGGGCGACGTGACCACCACGTTCCCGCTCGCCCTCGTCGTCTTTCTCGTCCTCCTCGCCTACACCCGCGACCTCAACGTTCTCCTCCTCGGGGAGAACGAGGCCCACTCGCTCGGGATCGAGGTCGAGCGCAGCAAACGCGTCCTCCTCGCGCTGTCGAGCGTGCTCACCGCCGCCGCGGTCGCCGTCTCGGGCGTGATCGGCTTCGTCGGTCTCATCGTCCCGCACGTGATGCGCCTCCTCGTCGGACCCGACCACCGGATCCTGCTCCCGACGAGCGCGCTCGCAGGGAGCGTCTTCCTGGTGGCCGCCGACACCCTCGCGCGCTCGGGGCCCGCCGAGCTCCCGGTGGGGATCGTGACGGCGGCGGTCGGCGCGCCCTTCTTCCTCTACTTGCTCCGTCGTCGGGAGGTGCGTGCGCTGTGA
- a CDS encoding heme ABC transporter ATP-binding protein, which translates to MIEVRDLGVSYGDVDALSGVDLAVEPGEVVGLVGPNGAGKTTLLGAVNGLVTPTTGTVAVGGDDVSRLSARALARRVATVPQQTDLSFAFPVREVVAMGRTPYRSRFERVTDEDREHTRRAMERTDVARFADRRIDEVSGGERQRVVFARALCQDPDGLLLDEPTASLDINHQVRLLSLLRAFVAEGRAALCAIHDLSLAARFCDRLVLLAGGTVLASGSPGEVLTESNVERAFDTRVAVTRHPVTGTPDVTALAGAEGRRLDALAADDR; encoded by the coding sequence GTGATCGAGGTCCGCGACCTCGGGGTGTCCTACGGCGACGTGGACGCGCTGTCCGGGGTCGACCTCGCCGTCGAGCCGGGCGAGGTCGTCGGCCTCGTCGGCCCGAACGGTGCGGGCAAGACCACGCTGCTGGGCGCGGTCAACGGGCTGGTCACCCCCACGACCGGCACCGTCGCGGTCGGCGGCGACGACGTGTCCCGGCTATCGGCGCGTGCGCTCGCCCGTCGGGTGGCGACGGTCCCCCAGCAGACCGACCTCTCGTTCGCGTTCCCGGTTCGTGAGGTCGTGGCGATGGGCCGAACGCCCTATCGCTCGCGGTTCGAGCGCGTCACGGACGAGGACCGGGAACACACCCGGCGCGCGATGGAGCGCACGGACGTGGCGCGCTTCGCCGACCGCCGGATCGACGAGGTCAGCGGCGGCGAGCGCCAGCGGGTGGTGTTCGCGCGGGCGCTGTGTCAGGACCCGGACGGACTGCTGCTCGACGAACCCACCGCGAGCCTCGACATCAACCACCAAGTGCGCCTGCTCTCGCTCCTCCGGGCGTTCGTCGCCGAGGGCCGGGCGGCGCTGTGTGCGATCCACGACCTCTCGCTCGCCGCCCGGTTCTGTGACCGGCTGGTGTTGCTCGCGGGCGGCACGGTGCTCGCCAGCGGGAGCCCCGGGGAAGTGCTGACGGAGTCGAACGTCGAGCGCGCGTTCGACACCCGCGTCGCGGTGACGCGTCACCCCGTCACGGGAACCCCTGACGTCACGGCACTCGCGGGTGCGGAGGGTCGACGCCTCGACGCGCTCGCGGCGGACGACCGTTGA
- a CDS encoding PGF-CTERM-anchored ABC transporter substrate-binding protein: MRRTMVGALLVLAVTMAGIAPVAAVSTGPNAALGPAPAQTATETCSFPVSATDATGANVTIDGEPESVVAIGASTAQIMWSIGAQDKVVGMPQGPTTSYLDGSQNRTDVYQADGYTVATERVVGTDPDLVVAANIIPNETVETLRGAGLTVYKSTEAGSIDDVYDDVNTTGRLVGSCSAAAETVNETQETVSAVEEAVEDEENPRVLYPQSGGFAVGNNTFINDVVETAGGDNIAVNAGIEGYQQISNETIAERNPQWIVTSSPATIPTGEPYASTAAVQRNQTVTVNANYISQPGPRLVAPLVTVASALHPEAMQQANLTTVENTTASTSTTSSGTASTAATSTGAVATDGGTSVDAATSSEAEATSVEATAGGAEADETTAAGGATAAGSGDSENATAGGETTSSNGPGFGVVGAAIALLGAALFARRRP; the protein is encoded by the coding sequence ATGAGACGCACGATGGTGGGGGCGCTGCTCGTCCTCGCAGTGACGATGGCCGGCATCGCGCCGGTCGCGGCGGTATCGACGGGACCGAACGCCGCGCTCGGCCCCGCACCGGCACAGACGGCGACCGAGACCTGTTCGTTCCCGGTCTCGGCGACCGACGCGACGGGAGCCAACGTCACGATAGACGGCGAACCCGAGAGCGTGGTGGCGATCGGCGCGAGCACCGCCCAGATCATGTGGTCGATCGGGGCGCAGGACAAGGTCGTCGGGATGCCCCAGGGCCCGACGACGTCGTACCTCGATGGGTCGCAGAACCGAACTGATGTCTATCAGGCCGACGGCTACACCGTCGCCACCGAGCGGGTCGTGGGCACCGACCCGGACCTCGTGGTCGCGGCGAACATCATCCCGAACGAGACGGTCGAGACCCTCCGCGGTGCGGGCCTCACGGTCTACAAATCCACTGAGGCGGGGTCGATCGACGACGTCTACGACGACGTGAACACGACGGGTCGCCTCGTCGGCTCGTGCTCGGCGGCGGCCGAGACCGTCAACGAGACCCAGGAGACGGTGAGCGCGGTCGAGGAAGCCGTCGAGGACGAGGAGAATCCACGCGTGCTCTACCCGCAGTCCGGCGGGTTCGCGGTGGGCAACAACACCTTCATCAACGACGTGGTCGAGACCGCGGGCGGCGACAACATCGCGGTGAACGCCGGCATCGAGGGCTACCAGCAGATCAGCAACGAGACGATCGCCGAGCGCAACCCGCAGTGGATCGTCACGTCGAGCCCTGCAACGATCCCAACGGGGGAGCCTTACGCCAGCACCGCAGCGGTCCAGCGAAATCAGACGGTGACCGTGAACGCGAACTACATCAGCCAGCCCGGCCCACGACTGGTGGCTCCGCTGGTGACGGTCGCGAGCGCGCTCCATCCCGAGGCAATGCAGCAGGCGAACCTCACGACCGTCGAGAACACGACGGCCAGCACGTCGACGACCTCCAGTGGGACGGCGAGCACGGCGGCCACGAGCACCGGCGCGGTCGCAACGGACGGGGGCACGTCCGTCGACGCGGCCACGTCGAGCGAGGCGGAGGCGACATCGGTTGAAGCGACGGCCGGCGGTGCGGAAGCCGACGAGACCACGGCCGCAGGCGGAGCGACCGCGGCTGGAAGCGGTGACTCCGAAAACGCGACCGCTGGCGGCGAAACGACGTCGAGCAACGGCCCCGGATTCGGTGTCGTCGGGGCGGCCATCGCGCTGCTCGGCGCGGCGCTGTTCGCCCGACGACGGCCGTAG
- a CDS encoding PH domain-containing protein, whose product MSSAAGSVEWVHLTGDERVLWAGTPSTYPALPAVAVGFGLCIAGVWLSRLGSLPGPSWLPLVSVPIGLCIGSWAYLTRWSTRYVFTTKAVYEKTGLFSRTVTQVRFDRVQNTSFDQSTVERLLSYGDIAVYTAGTGGVNLALRDVPDPKRVNALVTTCLSNVAGSTTDPPAADERPTL is encoded by the coding sequence ATGAGTTCGGCGGCGGGGTCGGTCGAGTGGGTTCACCTCACGGGCGACGAGCGCGTGCTCTGGGCCGGCACCCCGAGTACCTATCCCGCCCTCCCCGCGGTCGCGGTCGGCTTCGGGCTCTGTATCGCCGGGGTCTGGCTCTCGCGGCTCGGGTCACTCCCCGGCCCGTCGTGGCTCCCGCTCGTCTCGGTTCCGATCGGGCTCTGTATCGGCTCCTGGGCCTACCTCACCCGTTGGAGTACGCGGTACGTCTTCACCACCAAAGCGGTCTACGAGAAGACGGGCCTGTTCTCGCGAACGGTCACGCAGGTCCGATTCGACCGGGTGCAGAACACCTCGTTCGACCAGTCGACGGTCGAACGGCTGCTGTCCTACGGCGACATCGCGGTCTACACCGCGGGCACCGGCGGGGTCAACCTCGCGCTTCGAGACGTGCCCGACCCGAAGCGCGTCAACGCCCTCGTGACCACCTGTCTCAGCAACGTCGCCGGGTCCACGACCGACCCACCGGCCGCCGACGAGCGACCGACGCTGTAG